The genomic region TGGTGGTTTTCAAACTGGAACCTCATCTTTACCTGTTTATGATGGCAGGTTTTTGGCTCGGGTTGAAAGAGTTATTGTAGTTTCAATGAACTATAGAGTGGGTGCCCTAGGCTTCTTAGCTTTACCAGGGAATCTTGAGGCACCAGGGAACATGGGCTTATTTGATCAACAATTGGCACTTCAGTGGGTCCAAAAAAATATAGCAGCCTTTGGTGGAAATCCTAAAAGTGTCACTCTTTTTGGAGAAAGTGCAGGAGCAGTTTCCGTTagccttcatttattttctcctaaaAGCCACCCATTTTTCACCAGAGCCATTCTGCAAAGTGGATCCTCTAATGCTCCTTGGGCAGTAATGTCTCTTAATGAAGCTAGGAACAGAACGTTGACCTTAGCTAAATTTCTTGGTTGCTTGAGAGAAAATGAGACGGAGATCATCAAATGCTTTCGCAATAAAGATCCCCAAGAAATTCTTCTAAATGAAGTATTTGTTGTACCCTATGAGTCTCTCTTGTCAGTGAACTTTGGCCCAGTGGTGGATGGTGATTTTCTCACTGACATGCCAGACACACTACTCCAGCTTGGACAATACAAAAAAACTCAGATCTTGGTGGGTGTGAATAAAGATGAAGGGACAGCATTTTTGGTATATGGTGCTCCTGGTTTCAGCAAAGATAACAGCAGCATCATTACTAGAGAAGAATTTCAAgaaggtttaaaaatattttttccaggagTGAGTGATCTTGGAAAGGAATCCATCCTTTTCCACTACACAGAGTGGTTCGATGACCAGAGATCTGAAATATACCGTGAGGCCTTGGATGATGTTGTTGGAGATTACAATTTCATATGTCCTGCCTTGGAGTTCACTAGAAAATTCTCAGAATTGGGAAACGATGCTTTTTTCTATTACTTTGAACACCGATCCTCCAAACTTCCTTGGCCAGAATGGATGGGAGTGATGCACGGTTATGAAATTGAGTTCATTTTTGGTTTACCTCTGGAAAGAAGAGTTAATTACacaaaagctgaggaaatttTGAGTAGATCCATAATGAAACACTGGGCAAATTTTGCAAAATATGGGTAAGTGCTGGTTCttgtaattgttttatttattttgttttgctttactttATTAGGTCTCTAATGTGGACTTCATTAAAGGCGCAGAAAAGATTTACTTACTTTCTTTGTACCTAAGCTGGTTTGGTATGTTATTACGCAGTGAATTTCCTAGTGTTAGAAATGCTTAAAAGAGATATTCatgaacattttgaaaatattttctgattttatgtcCAAAGTTTTGTGACGTGCAAAAGTAGCCCAAGTTTTCATGGAAATCTGTTTACCCTGAGAACTAGAATTACCGTGACTATGCCTTCTAACCTGCAATTTTATAATGCTCACAGGCTTAGGCAA from Choloepus didactylus isolate mChoDid1 chromosome 1, mChoDid1.pri, whole genome shotgun sequence harbors:
- the BCHE gene encoding cholinesterase isoform X3 gives rise to the protein MISTPCKLYHLCCSDSETNMQSKGTIIYIRFLLWFLLLCMLIRKSHTEEDIIITTKNGKVRGMNLPVLDGTVTAFLGIPYAQPPLGRLRFKKPQSLTKWSNIWNATKYANSCYQNIDQSFPGFLGSEMWNPNTDLSEDCLYLNVWIPAPKPKNTTVMVWIYGGGFQTGTSSLPVYDGRFLARVERVIVVSMNYRVGALGFLALPGNLEAPGNMGLFDQQLALQWVQKNIAAFGGNPKSVTLFGESAGAVSVSLHLFSPKSHPFFTRAILQSGSSNAPWAVMSLNEARNRTLTLAKFLGCLRENETEIIKCFRNKDPQEILLNEVFVVPYESLLSVNFGPVVDGDFLTDMPDTLLQLGQYKKTQILVGVNKDEGTAFLVYGAPGFSKDNSSIITREEFQEGLKIFFPGVSDLGKESILFHYTEWFDDQRSEIYREALDDVVGDYNFICPALEFTRKFSELGNDAFFYYFEHRSSKLPWPEWMGVMHGYEIEFIFGLPLERRVNYTKAEEILSRSIMKHWANFAKYGKQAF
- the BCHE gene encoding cholinesterase isoform X2, with the protein product MISTPCKLYHLCCSDSETNMQSKGTIIYIRFLLWFLLLCMLIRKSHTEEDIIITTKNGKVRGMNLPVLDGTVTAFLGIPYAQPPLGRLRFKKPQSLTKWSNIWNATKYANSCYQNIDQSFPGFLGSEMWNPNTDLSEDCLYLNVWIPAPKPKNTTVMVWIYGGGFQTGTSSLPVYDGRFLARVERVIVVSMNYRVGALGFLALPGNLEAPGNMGLFDQQLALQWVQKNIAAFGGNPKSVTLFGESAGAVSVSLHLFSPKSHPFFTRAILQSGSSNAPWAVMSLNEARNRTLTLAKFLGCLRENETEIIKCFRNKDPQEILLNEVFVVPYESLLSVNFGPVVDGDFLTDMPDTLLQLGQYKKTQILVGVNKDEGTAFLVYGAPGFSKDNSSIITREEFQEGLKIFFPGVSDLGKESILFHYTEWFDDQRSEIYREALDDVVGDYNFICPALEFTRKFSELGNDAFFYYFEHRSSKLPWPEWMGVMHGYEIEFIFGLPLERRVNYTKAEEILSRSIMKHWANFAKYGTSYFAC
- the BCHE gene encoding cholinesterase isoform X1 — encoded protein: MISTPCKLYHLCCSDSETNMQSKGTIIYIRFLLWFLLLCMLIRKSHTEEDIIITTKNGKVRGMNLPVLDGTVTAFLGIPYAQPPLGRLRFKKPQSLTKWSNIWNATKYANSCYQNIDQSFPGFLGSEMWNPNTDLSEDCLYLNVWIPAPKPKNTTVMVWIYGGGFQTGTSSLPVYDGRFLARVERVIVVSMNYRVGALGFLALPGNLEAPGNMGLFDQQLALQWVQKNIAAFGGNPKSVTLFGESAGAVSVSLHLFSPKSHPFFTRAILQSGSSNAPWAVMSLNEARNRTLTLAKFLGCLRENETEIIKCFRNKDPQEILLNEVFVVPYESLLSVNFGPVVDGDFLTDMPDTLLQLGQYKKTQILVGVNKDEGTAFLVYGAPGFSKDNSSIITREEFQEGLKIFFPGVSDLGKESILFHYTEWFDDQRSEIYREALDDVVGDYNFICPALEFTRKFSELGNDAFFYYFEHRSSKLPWPEWMGVMHGYEIEFIFGLPLERRVNYTKAEEILSRSIMKHWANFAKYGNPNGTQSNGTRWPVFKSTEQRYLTFNTELPRISAKLRGQQCKFWTLFFPKVLEMTGNIDEAEREWKAGFHRWNSYMMDWKNQFNDYISKKESCVGL